One stretch of Tepidibacter hydrothermalis DNA includes these proteins:
- a CDS encoding ABC transporter permease, translating to MGRYIVKRLISMIITLFFIVTITFILMHTIPGGPFTGEKKLPPEIEAALNEKYHLNEPVFVQYTTYLKNILKGDLGPSYQVKGETVNHIIAQTFPASAQLGVIAIAIILLIGVPLGVIAALKQGTWIDSGVMFIAILGVTIPSFVIATLMIYVFAVKVHVLPAARWGTWKHMIMPSIALASYSFAFIARLTRSSMLEVVSQDYIRTARAKGLSETIVIFKHALKNALIPIVTYIGPLAAGLLTGSFVIEKIFAVPGLGRSFVESITNRDYTLIMGVTIFYAVFLVGMILVVDLLYGFIDPRIKYDD from the coding sequence GTGGGTCGTTATATTGTTAAAAGGTTAATATCGATGATAATAACTTTGTTTTTCATCGTAACTATTACTTTCATACTTATGCATACTATTCCAGGAGGGCCTTTTACAGGTGAGAAAAAGTTACCTCCAGAAATAGAAGCAGCGCTTAATGAAAAATATCATTTAAATGAACCGGTGTTTGTTCAGTACACAACTTACCTTAAGAACATTTTAAAGGGAGATTTAGGACCATCTTATCAGGTAAAGGGTGAAACCGTAAATCACATAATAGCTCAGACATTTCCAGCTTCAGCTCAATTGGGAGTAATAGCTATAGCTATAATATTATTAATAGGAGTTCCGCTCGGAGTTATAGCAGCATTAAAGCAAGGAACGTGGATAGATAGCGGAGTAATGTTTATTGCAATACTCGGAGTTACCATACCGAGTTTCGTTATAGCAACATTGATGATATATGTATTTGCAGTCAAGGTACATGTTTTACCTGCTGCTAGATGGGGAACATGGAAGCATATGATAATGCCGAGTATTGCTCTCGCATCGTATTCTTTTGCATTTATAGCAAGACTTACAAGATCCAGTATGCTGGAGGTTGTATCTCAAGACTATATAAGAACTGCTAGAGCTAAGGGATTAAGTGAAACGATTGTTATATTTAAACATGCTCTTAAAAATGCTTTAATACCTATCGTTACTTATATAGGGCCTCTTGCAGCAGGACTTTTAACAGGGTCTTTTGTTATAGAAAAAATATTTGCTGTACCTGGGCTTGGTAGATCATTTGTTGAGAGTATAACTAATAGAGACTACACTCTTATAATGGGAGTTACAATCTTTTATGCTGTATTTTTAGTTGGAATGATACTTGTAGTAGACTTACTTTACGGATTTATAGATCCTAGAATAAAATATGATGACTAA
- the gatB gene encoding Asp-tRNA(Asn)/Glu-tRNA(Gln) amidotransferase subunit GatB translates to MGDKILIGLEIHAELLTNTKIFCGCKNEFGADVNTNCCPVCLGLPGSLPVLNERVLDFAITAGLSFNCKIARNTKMDRKNYFYPDLTKAYQISQYDIPLCYDGYIEVEAEDGSAKKIGIERIHIEEDTGKSLHDATGDTLLDYNRGGVPLIEIVSRPDMNSPKEAYQFLEKLKEVLLFTNISDVKMEQGSLRCDVNVNVIKEDGRKSNIVELKNLNSFKAALKAMEYEVIRHNELLAKGENTVRETRRWDDSQNKTISMRSKESVQDYRYFPEPDVVDINLTEEYVNDIKNKLPELPDDKRKRFMKEYSLPEYDAKVLTTSKEISNYFEEMISKFSDAKMISNWIMTELLRRVNDEGITLDDVKFDKDAFVYLLKVISEGKINNNAGKKVFREMFETGKKPENIIKEKGLIQIQDEGAIKEIVVGILNDNLQSVEDYKNGKDRALGFLVGQVMKASKGKANPQMVNKLIIDIMKNM, encoded by the coding sequence ATGGGTGATAAAATTTTAATAGGACTTGAAATACATGCAGAACTTTTGACTAATACTAAAATATTTTGTGGATGTAAAAATGAATTTGGAGCAGATGTAAATACTAACTGTTGTCCAGTGTGCCTAGGGCTTCCTGGATCTCTACCTGTTTTAAATGAAAGGGTTTTAGATTTTGCAATTACAGCTGGACTTAGCTTTAACTGTAAAATAGCTAGGAATACTAAAATGGACAGAAAAAATTATTTCTATCCGGATCTTACAAAGGCTTACCAAATATCTCAATATGATATACCTCTTTGTTACGATGGATATATAGAGGTAGAAGCTGAGGATGGATCTGCTAAAAAAATAGGAATAGAGAGAATACATATAGAAGAGGATACAGGTAAATCTCTTCATGATGCAACTGGAGATACTCTTCTTGACTATAATAGAGGTGGAGTTCCGTTAATTGAAATAGTTTCTAGACCTGATATGAATTCTCCTAAAGAAGCATATCAATTCTTAGAAAAATTAAAAGAAGTATTATTATTTACAAACATATCTGACGTAAAAATGGAGCAAGGCTCATTAAGATGTGATGTGAATGTAAATGTAATAAAAGAAGATGGAAGAAAGTCTAACATAGTGGAACTTAAGAATTTAAACTCATTTAAAGCAGCTTTAAAGGCTATGGAATATGAGGTTATAAGACATAATGAACTTCTTGCAAAAGGAGAAAATACAGTACGCGAAACAAGACGTTGGGATGATTCTCAAAATAAGACTATATCTATGAGAAGTAAAGAAAGTGTTCAAGATTATAGATACTTCCCTGAGCCAGATGTTGTAGATATAAATCTTACTGAAGAATATGTAAATGATATAAAAAATAAACTTCCAGAACTTCCTGATGATAAGAGAAAGAGATTTATGAAAGAATATTCTCTTCCTGAATATGATGCTAAGGTACTTACTACTTCTAAGGAGATTTCAAATTATTTTGAAGAAATGATATCTAAGTTTAGTGATGCTAAGATGATAAGTAACTGGATTATGACTGAATTATTAAGAAGAGTTAATGATGAAGGAATAACACTTGACGATGTTAAGTTTGATAAAGACGCTTTCGTATATTTATTAAAGGTTATATCTGAAGGAAAAATAAACAATAATGCTGGTAAAAAGGTATTTAGAGAAATGTTTGAAACTGGAAAGAAACCAGAGAATATAATAAAAGAAAAAGGTCTTATTCAGATACAGGATGAAGGAGCTATAAAAGAAATAGTAGTAGGCATATTAAATGACAACCTTCAATCTGTTGAAGACTATAAGAATGGAAAAGATAGAGCGTTAGGATTTTTAGTTGGCCAGGTTATGAAGGCTAGTAAAGGTAAGGCTAATCCTCAAATGGTAAATAAATTAATAATAGATATTATGAAAAATATGTAA
- a CDS encoding ABC transporter permease — MENLNIDKNLWKPLSQEDRDSETISRPSMTYWQDVWRRLKNNKVAMGSLVFLILLLLLATFGPMMAKYSYSDQNLLNANQGPNAEHWFGTDSHGRDLYVRVLYGARISLTVGIVASIINLVIGVLYGGVAGYFGGKVDNIMMRIVDILYTIPLTLYVILLMVVMGTGLKAILVALGSVYWINMARIVRGQILSLKEQEYVLAAKTLGASDFRILIMHLIPNAMGPIIITMTMSIPSAIFTEAFLSFIGLGVSAPMASWGVLANDALSTLSIYPYQLFFPSLAISVTMLGFNFLGDGLRDALDPRMRK, encoded by the coding sequence ATGGAAAACCTTAATATAGATAAAAACTTATGGAAACCTTTAAGCCAAGAAGATAGAGATTCTGAAACAATATCAAGACCCTCTATGACATATTGGCAGGATGTATGGAGACGTTTGAAGAATAATAAAGTAGCTATGGGATCTTTAGTGTTTTTGATATTATTATTATTATTAGCTACATTTGGACCGATGATGGCTAAATATTCTTATTCAGATCAGAACTTATTAAATGCAAATCAAGGACCAAATGCTGAACATTGGTTTGGTACAGATTCCCATGGTAGGGACTTATATGTTAGAGTATTATATGGAGCTAGAATTTCTTTAACAGTAGGAATTGTAGCATCGATAATAAACCTTGTAATAGGAGTACTTTATGGTGGGGTTGCAGGATATTTTGGAGGCAAGGTAGACAATATAATGATGAGAATAGTAGATATATTATACACTATTCCACTTACATTATACGTTATTCTTCTTATGGTAGTTATGGGAACGGGGCTTAAGGCTATATTGGTTGCTTTAGGATCTGTTTATTGGATTAATATGGCTAGAATAGTTAGAGGTCAGATACTTTCTTTGAAAGAACAAGAATATGTACTGGCTGCAAAAACACTTGGAGCTAGCGATTTTAGAATACTTATTATGCATTTGATACCTAACGCTATGGGACCTATAATAATAACTATGACAATGTCAATACCAAGTGCAATATTTACTGAGGCATTTTTATCATTTATCGGTCTTGGTGTTTCAGCGCCTATGGCATCTTGGGGAGTACTAGCTAATGATGCATTATCAACTTTAAGTATATATCCATATCAGCTATTCTTCCCATCGCTTGCTATATCAGTTACTATGTTAGGATTCAATTTCTTAGGGGATGGATTAAGAGATGCACTAGATCCACGTATGCGTAAATAA